In the genome of Dermacentor andersoni chromosome 3, qqDerAnde1_hic_scaffold, whole genome shotgun sequence, one region contains:
- the LOC126546125 gene encoding uncharacterized protein encodes MNDVIASMCFLITYMLPFSRSVWTMVEENSSGMASMLRSMGTSDLVYWLAHFVSTFVHVSFYSVMAVFFMVYNTYYLSLGAISYEDYEHTRDYAPYLSEKLTRRGLLIVLFTMFGVQTSLHAMLLSCVNTKPLMAMVLAAFYWTAMFAMSRPWSTLEDYLFDDRYPKYLAAMFPVNNLYVSFFHVRWTMYFGCKSTRRSGEAAGTLPQRRARRSEQIARTLA; translated from the exons ATGAACGACGTGATCGCCAGCATGTGCTTCCTCATCACCTACATGCTGCCATTCAGCCGCTCGGTGTGGACCATGGTCGAAGAGAACAGCTCGGGCATGGCG tcgatgcttcgctcCATGGGCACGAGTGACCTGGTGTACTGGTTGGCACACTTCGTCTCCACCTTCGTGCACGTGTCGTTCTACTCGGTGATGGCGGTGTTCTTCATGGTCTACAACACGTACTACTTGTCGCTGGGCGCCATCAGCTACGAAGACTACGAGCACACCCGAGACTACGCGCCTTACCTGAGCGAGAAACTTACGCGCCGGGGCCTGTTGATTGTCCTCTTCACGATGTTCGGCGTTCAGACGTCGCTGCACGCCATGCTGCTCTCATGCGTCAACACCAAGC CGCTGATGGCAATGGTGCTGGCCGCTTTCTACTGGACGGCGATGTTCGCCATGAGTCGGCCCTGGTCGACGCTGGAGGACTATCTGTTCGACGACCGCTACCCCAAGTACCTGGCGGCCATGTTCCCCGTCAACAACCTCTACGTCAGCTTCTTCCACGTACGCTGGACCATGTACTTCGGCTGTAAGTCGACGCGGCGATCGGGCGAAGCTGCCGGAACCCTACCGCAGCGCCGCGCACGGCGTTCCGAGCAAATAGCCCGAACGTTGGCATAG